The genomic interval atactTTAAGCGTCTGCACTACCCATattgtacacatatacctatattaggGTGTTTCAGAaagaacttttcttttttttggcaatAGACTCGAGAGtttcttttgaatttgaaGAGATCCCAATTAAGATTTCagctcttaatattaatatttacatGTCTCTCATcgcacttttttattttctataagaTTGACATGGGAAAAATGCTGTTTGTtggtttccaattttttttactcaccaACAAATTAATGTCCAGATTTGATGAAGACATATTTTTATAGAGAGTTGAACGCTCTGCAAAAAAGGTCCGTAATCATTTTCGATGACTGCACAGGTTCGAAAGTTATTCGAGGTCAAAGTTGAATGTACGGTAAATTTCATGATTATTGGACTTTTGTGGCCAAACTACTAAGCTCAAAAAtggaaattgatttattttgagGACTATTCAATtcttgaaagatttttttcaagaattacTTTGTTGGTGAGTAATAACATTCAAAAGCAACAAACAATATTTTTCCCATGTTAATCttatggaaaacgaaaaagtgtGATGAGGGAAatgtattaatattaagagctGAAATTTTAACCGGCATCTTTTTGAGTCCAAAGAAAACTTCTAAGtctattacaaaaaaaaatagttctcTCTGAAACACcgtaatatatgtgtatattctTCAATGTATCTTTTAAATTTCCCCAGCAGACGAGTTTCCTGAATCTTGTTACACGATGTACGTTTGCGTTGATCTCAATTTATTATAGCCTAGTAAATAGGAGATTCTACCGTGTATTAAACATccagtataattatttttgggCTGTGATCcattttcaattgatcaagTTTTGACGTACTCTAATTCCAAAAATTATCTCATTGGGAATTATTAATAAGCAAAGCCCTATTTTTACCCCTATTGCACGGACTATATTGAGTAAAAAAAGCTCTAGTCGCTTTTTCGTCTGCTCATCAAGTTATCTATTGAAACTCGTCAGTGCACACTTAAAAAATACCATTTACGCAACACACTTACACACAGTTCAACACATACATTCATAAAGACCCGTAGGTCCATTTGTCTAGTCCTATTGATCTTTCTTtccgaaagaaattttcgggATTCAAGACTCGATATTGAGTTGAATCCGATTATGTGCCTAAGGGCCACTTTCAAGGTCGTGACTCAGCAGAGTACGACAGCAGTTTTGTACTCGTTTGGTCTCCAAGAAAATTCATTGAGGGCTACTTCATTCGATTGATAACAAGATCACTTACTACCAAGAGACCTTTTTGATAAGGACTTTCTGCCAAAGACTGTGCTAGACGAACTGCTTCAACACAATGCTTTTTTGCAAGGAACCGAGTTTGTTCAAGACCCTGTGATTTATGGACAAACTCAAAGGCCTTTTCAACATCTCCAGGCTCTTGGAAACGTCGCATAATCATTGGATTCAATTCTGGATActagaaaaaaggaatcaagTTATGCACAGATtactgaaaattatattagAAACCATCAAATTTAGAGAGTGAAAAATGGCAATTGAACTATTTGAGATTATGCCATTCTGTCACAAAATGGTgttttgaatatatttgaacATTTCTTACCCGTTCACAAGCAAATAAAACTGGTGCTGTGGCAAGTCCTAATTTGAGATCAGCTGCTGTTGGTTTTCCCATAGCTGCTGATGATGACACAAAGTCCAGGAGATCGTCTACCAGCTGAAAGGCAAGTCCAATGTTTCTTCCATATTGGAAGGCTACGTCCGCCAGTTGATCATCAGCACCAGCTAACATCGCGACCTTCAGAGAAGAGCAAAATTTGAACAATgccatcgaaaaatttcttccactCATGCCTCGACCGCAGTCGAGTTAACTATTGTTCAACGAATATTTATCTGACAGCAATAAAAGCTGAAAGAAATGGCACTCACGGCTTTTGCGGAATTCGCAAGGAGGCTGGCTGTTTTTCTATAAGTTTTCGTCAAATAATGGGCAAATCTTTCATTCTCTGTTTCCTTGGAACCGAGTTGCATGAATTCACCTTGCACTAGGTCTGTGACGACCTGAAATTAATGAGAGATAAGAATGAGACAATAAATCAAAccaagtgaattttttttcaattattacataACATCGATGTGTGCTGTATGTGTGTAGAAATATTAGCTGATGTAATTTACTAATTACCTGGCTTAGGGTGAGCGTGACATCATCGTTGCGAACTCGTGCTACCATCATTGATGCAACGGCGAGAATAAAGTCACCAGCCATCGTGACCTGAAAGTTAGGAGAAAAATGAGGTGTTTgaacataaatgaaaaaataaaaataaacaatcacCGCGAAGAACAGAGGGTAATTCATTAtttgtttgaatttgaatattgtGAAATCTGTTCACAGCTCCCATGAGAAGATGTTTTACGATCTGATGTAAAATCAACGTAGCCCGTAACAAGTTATAGGATTGTACggcattttatttcattcttgcaaatttgaatatttataaactAGCATAAAGTTTATTGTCTATTGGCATGGTGGTTTTTTGCTGCATGGAACAACTTAGGTGGTCATGAGAGTATCTCGTCGAAGTTTGAAGTAATTCGAATATCGCTATCACGCATAAATCTATGTAGCGAGAATTCAACATTTCATGTGTTATTAAAATACTATAAGATTCCATAAAATCTGAGAATATTCTTGTGACTGGAAGTAACCACGCATTCATTAAAAAAAGTGggtatttatgaaaaaatattctgagAAGAACAAGGTCACGCAATCATCATTGAAGTAATATATCATTCAAATTCTGGCGAAATAATCTCTGCAGAATAACGAACAAGTTTAGTAACAATGGAAAGCTAGCAGAAATAAACGTTGTAAGGTTCGAGAGAAACTTGGTGTTGAATCAACGACCAGGGACAGAGAGATTGAAAAGTCTTTGAAGTCATATCCGTCAGCGTATCAACTGCAGATGACAGAGGAGGAGAACCCTTGAGCGGATGACGAGCAGTAAGAGAATTAACAGGATTGATTTCTTGAGGGAAGTGCCGAGATTATGATAAGTGAAAACATCAGTCAAAAGGCAATTAACATTGCTGAGTATCAATACATATCATCATTGATTTCGTGGTGGAACAGATTTCGAGATTTTAAAAGAAAACTTGGGATATTCAATGTCAAGAGTAAATTGATCAAAGACTCAAACTCAGCACGGCCTTTATAAGTATTTCTAATATCGATATTGGTCCGAAAAAATGTTATGAAAAAGTAGAAAGCGAACTGTGGGCATtcttgaaataattatgtGTAAGAGTTCATAGGTAGGCATGTGTAACAGGTGGTTTAAAAACCTTGCGGCATTTGGCAAACTATAAAGCTGCGGAATCATGTAGTGAAAGGAGATAATTTGCCAAGAGTATATACAACATTGTAACTGACCACCAAAGTCTAGGAAAATGATGCTGTCGTACCAGATAAGTGAATGTTTGGTGCATATACCTTTGTATTCATCTATATCCTTCACTATAATTTTTGATTGGGTAGTGAGTTGACcggggaaagaaaaacagtGCGGATATTGCAGACTAGTTATCAAATTGGGTGTGAAGTACTTGCATGGCAGTATGAAGGAACATGAACATTAAAGATTGCGAAACTCTTGTTTTCCTTGCAAATTATAAAACGACTAATTCATAGACTCATTAATTGAAATGGAGTTAAGAGCCATGTGAATTTCACAATGCATCGAAAAGTATGGGTCattgatcagaaaattctccaaaATCACAAGACCTCAATTTGCGCCTGTTGCATCAATAACTCAGCGAGTAATGGTCGTAAACTTTGACTCTATTACAATTGAAAATACTAACAATTGACAGAAGGTATTACTGCTAACTAAATGGTCGGTCAACCTTGAGAAGCAATTAACGTCAAGTTCCTTTCACTCTTCAGCCACAACAGATATGTCCGAAGtgtcacaaatttttttcacgatgacAGTGTTACAATTATCCAATAAATACACGCATGGGATATTGAAATACTCTAAAAAACAACCCAAGAAGACCGGTGCTTCGAAAAAACTAGCACTTGCAAATAAAACTTAAATCGACAGCTCATTGATACCGAATTGATACTATGCAATCAGtcgagcagcagcagcgtgaCGTTAATAAGTGAGTACGAGTACCAGCATTTTGACCGCTGCTCGCGATGAAGGAATGTTGTGGACATTGAACTGGTATTGCTGATTCATTGAATTAACTGTATGTCTTCTGGTAATCGTTACACCCTCAATTTGAATAATGATCAGTGCATTAGACATTTAGACTCCTTCTGATTTTTATCGTCTGATActtcaattaaaattatgaaataagaCCGAATTCGAATAAGAGTTTAGCAGCTGGAATCGTTCAGCTAACCGTAAGatttagtttgaaaaaatccgtTATCTAACAGTCATTAGGTATTCGTGGATTCGAATTCCGCATGTTCCtgtttcgatcaatttcgaagatttttgcCAAAGGACCGCATAAAATATACGATTTTACCTGTGTCTTATGTGACCAGTTTTAGTCCAGCCATGTGAAAATACTGTTATAAGCGATCGAATTAACATCTCGCAAGGACGTTGCGGTTCCCGAATATATGTTAATTGACAGCCTGAAGTAAAGGTGAAATTAACTTTCGGTCTCGTATTAACCGAGCACCGGTATTCATAGATTtcaaagaaaggaaaaaaaaatctataacaAACTACCGAGTGCAAACTCGGTCAGTTCAAATTAAAATGCGATAATGTATTGCGTAACTTCACCGCCGCAGAACTTGTGTATTTAGCATTTATATCTGAAAAATCCAAACCACCTTAATGTGTAGTTCAACCAAGCATTTGGCAATTCCAGACCTTGACGgtataacaaaaaagaaagacgaaataaagttgattaattttttcctcctttttcctaGAACGTGTCTAattatttgagaaatttcaaatcgatcgaGGATCGTCTGTATTCGATGAGCCATAGTCACTCATCACGTACGTAATTCGAGAGTTACTTGTCAATCGGCACACTTCCGGATCCGAAAGAAAGTGTCGCCGCACACGCATTGAATTGACCTCCTTAACGTCTAAATTCCATATGCATTTTTGATTCAAGACGTTGCAGTGTGAAGTGCTCATTGCCTGATAGACTTCTTGTAAT from Athalia rosae chromosome 6, iyAthRosa1.1, whole genome shotgun sequence carries:
- the LOC105692159 gene encoding all trans-polyprenyl-diphosphate synthase PDSS1 isoform X1, which produces MACIGSGRLCARVEKLCQFGHFTQVRRKVSSTACVRFRQDLPRSGTTLVQHCQNGARSRVRGTTPGTRAASSMQTQQPGSLPEYQVDPYRLLDDDLKDVYDDIRLQLIQNTSQDELKTIATYYFDGQGKALRPMVAILMARAINYHKERSHLLESQRQVAMFAEMVHNASLIHDDVIDQSDCRRGKPSANVLWNHKKVTMAGDFILAVASMMVARVRNDDVTLTLSQVVTDLVQGEFMQLGSKETENERFAHYLTKTYRKTASLLANSAKAVAMLAGADDQLADVAFQYGRNIGLAFQLVDDLLDFVSSSAAMGKPTAADLKLGLATAPVLFACERYPELNPMIMRRFQEPGDVEKAFEFVHKSQGLEQTRFLAKKHCVEAVRLAQSLAESPYQKGLLVVSDLVINRMK
- the LOC105692159 gene encoding all trans-polyprenyl-diphosphate synthase PDSS1 isoform X2 — its product is MQTQQPGSLPEYQVDPYRLLDDDLKDVYDDIRLQLIQNTSQDELKTIATYYFDGQGKALRPMVAILMARAINYHKERSHLLESQRQVAMFAEMVHNASLIHDDVIDQSDCRRGKPSANVLWNHKKVTMAGDFILAVASMMVARVRNDDVTLTLSQVVTDLVQGEFMQLGSKETENERFAHYLTKTYRKTASLLANSAKAVAMLAGADDQLADVAFQYGRNIGLAFQLVDDLLDFVSSSAAMGKPTAADLKLGLATAPVLFACERYPELNPMIMRRFQEPGDVEKAFEFVHKSQGLEQTRFLAKKHCVEAVRLAQSLAESPYQKGLLVVSDLVINRMK